One window of Eucalyptus grandis isolate ANBG69807.140 unplaced genomic scaffold, ASM1654582v1 tig00094415, whole genome shotgun sequence genomic DNA carries:
- the LOC104416022 gene encoding TIR-only protein-like → MANSETGTRTNILSGGEYQVFLNFRGCDIRRGFADTLYHFLDSAQIRIFMDDAEIGAGEIIGDKLMQAINDSKLYIPIFSPRYASSHWCLIELARMMENISISKEDENKKVILPIFYDVEPEELKLKPEEHNLQRPSYHDAILNLEEKKVNQEKKFSTEDVDRWRKALREVDGSKGFKLKDHLG, encoded by the coding sequence ATGGCGAACTCAGAGACAGGAACGAGGACTAACATTCTATCAGGAGGTGAGTATCAGGTCTTTCTGAATTTTAGGGGGTGCGATATCCGTCGTGGATTCGCCGACACCCTCTACCACTTCTTAGATAGTGCCCAGATCCGCATTTTCATGGATGACGCTGAGATTGGAGCGGGTGAAATAATTGGTGACAAGCTTATGCAAGCGATCAATGATTCCAAACTCTATATACCCATCTTCTCTCCAAGGTATGCATCGAGTCATTGGTGTCTCATTGAGCTTGCGAGGATGATGGAGAACATCTCTATATCTAAAGAAGATGAGAATAAGAAAGTAATATTACCCATCTTTTATGACGTGGAACCTGAAGAGCTCAAGCTGAAACCTGAAGAGCACAACCTGCAGAGGCCGTCATATCATGACGCCATATTGAATTTGGAGGAAAAGAAGGTGAATCAGGAGAAGAAGTTCAGCACCGAGGATGTAGACAGGTGGCGGAAGGCTCTCAGGGAAGTCGATGGCAGCAAGGGGTTTAAGCTAAAGGATCATTTAGGGTAA
- the LOC120290127 gene encoding TMV resistance protein N-like, whose translation MGGMGKTTLAKKIFNQLVPRFGKSCSFLDDVKEKTKTKGLVELQKQLLYDISYSKLHRNIVNSDDGINVIEETICNKKVLIVLDDVDDSDQIRKLIGTNYLYPGTRVLVTTRDSGILNNRGLKYEFKHCELHGLSDKHALQLFSRHAFANDSPLDDYHTLSKSIVSTTGGLPLALQAIGSSLFGLKEIEIWEGMLEKLRKTPHDDVLGKLRITYDTLESGHQQIFLDVACFFIGRNKTEPIFVWKDCGFIPEYAIVVLTKRSMIKILDNNIFWMHDQFRDLGRAIAKVEHTRFWDRDDITFELRLGENKRSVRALCLQAEVGNPITITAEQIERFPNLQFLWLSNVICQGDFTGCLSKLKWIGVRYSHKFYSGLEPKHLQGFKATNLPTENLVVLKLSGLEFTEEKVSSLIESAVTTAKVRGVEFLNVWAVSDFERAWGGTKLVRNMVDKPLCSWGK comes from the exons ATGGGCGGCATGGGTAAAACAACACTTGCCAAAAAGATCTTCAACCAACTAGTTCCTCGCTTTGGGAAAAGCTGCAGTTTTCTTGATGACgtaaaggaaaaaacaaaaaccaaggGCCTAGTCGAGCTGCAAAAACAATTATTGTATGATATCTCTTATTCTAAACTGCATCGCAATATTGTTAATAGTGATGATGGGATCAATGTGATTGAAGAAACAATTTGCAACAAGAAGGTACTAATTGTtttggatgatgttgatgatagTGACCAAATCCGAAAACTAATTGGAACGAATTATTTGTATCCTGGTACTAGGGTACTTGTTACCACTAGGGACAGCGGGATTCTGAATAACAGGGGACTTAAGTATGAATTCAAGCATTGTGAACTACATGGGTTGAGTGACAAACATGCACTCCAGCTTTTTAGTAGGCATGCCTTTGCTAATGACTCTCCACTAGATGATTACCACACTCTTTCAAAAAGCATTGTCTCTACTACGGGTGGACTACCTTTAGCTCTTCAAGCAATAGGCTCATCACTTTTTGGTCTGAAAGAGATAGAAATATGGGAAGGGATGCTAGAGAAGCTAAGGAAAACACCTCATGACGATGTCTTGGGAAAGCTGAGGATTACATATGATACTTTGGAATCAGGCCATCAACAAATATTTCTTGACGTtgcatgttttttcattggTCGGAATAAGACCGAACCAATCTTTGTGTGGAAAGATTGTGGATTTATTCCAGAGTATGCCATTGTTGTCCTTACTAAGAGGAGCATGATAAAGATTTTAGACAACAATAtattttggatgcatgatcagtTTAGAGATCTGGGAAGAGCAATTGCTAAGGTAGAGCATACCAGATTTTGGGATAGAGACGACATCACTTTTGAATTAAGATTGGGAGAG AACAAGCGAAGCGTTCGAGCACTCTGTTTGCAAGCGGAGGTCGGCAATCCTATAACTATCACTGCGGAGCAAATTGAACGGTTCCCGAATCTACAGTTTCTTTGGTTGAGTAATGTAATCTGCCAAGGCGACTTCACGGGCTGTCTTTCCAAGTTGAAATGGATCGGTGTGCGTTACTCGCATAAATTTTATTCTGGTTTGGAACCCAAACATCTTCAAGGTTTTAAGGCAACCAATTTGCCTACAGAAAACTTGGTTGTGCTGAAGCTTTCGGGCCTTGAGTTCACAGAAGAGAAGGTCAGCAGCCTAATCGAG